One window of Catharus ustulatus isolate bCatUst1 chromosome 3, bCatUst1.pri.v2, whole genome shotgun sequence genomic DNA carries:
- the PAQR8 gene encoding membrane progestin receptor beta yields the protein MTAILERLSTLSLSGQHLSRLPRLLEDGFPKMPCTVKECEVPQLFREPYIHSGYRPTGQDWRYYFLSLFQKHNEVVNVWTHLLAALAVLLRFKTFVEAEQLPVDAWSLPLLIFVLSSVTYLTCSLLAHLLQSKSELYHYTFYFVDYVGVSIYQYGSALAHFYYSSDQAWYDKFWLFFLPAAAFCGWLSCAGCCYAKYRYRRPYPIMRKMCQVIPAGLAFILDISPVAHRVVVCHLGGCEEDAAWYHTYQILFFLISAYFFSCPVPEKYFPGSCDIVGHAHQIFHTFLAICTLSQLEAILLDYKNRQEILLKRHGPFTVYLSCISFFGLVACSAITAYILRRRIKASLAKKDS from the coding sequence ATGACAGCCATCCTGGAGCGGCTCAGCACGCTGTCCCTCAGCGGGCAGCACCTCAGCCGGCTGCCCCGGCTGCTGGAGGACGGCTTCCCCAAGATGCCGTGCACGGTGAAGGAGTGCGAGGTGCCGCAGCTCTTCCGCGAGCCCTACATCCACAGCGGCTACCGCCCCACCGGCCAGGACTGGCGCTATTACTTCCTCAGCCTCTTCCAGAAGCACAACGAGGTGGTCAACGTGTGGACTCATCTCCTGGCGGCTCTGGCCGTGCTGCTGAGGTTCAAGACGTTTGTGGAGGCCGAGCAGTTGCCCGTGGACGCGTGGTCCTTGCCGTTGCTCATCTTTGTCCTCTCCTCTGTCACCTACCTGACCTGCAGCCTCTTGGCTCACCTGCTGCAGTCCAAGTCGGAGCTGTACCACTACACCTTCTACTTCGTGGACTATGTTGGAGTCAGCATCTACCAGTATGGCAGTGCCCTGGCTCATTTCTACTACAGCTCTGACCAAGCCTGGTACGACAAGTTCTGGCTTTtcttcctgccagcagcagctttctgtgGCTGGTTGTCCTGTGCCGGCTGCTGCTACGCCAAATATCGGTACCGAAGGCCTTACCCCATCATGAGGAAGATGTGCCAGgtgatcccagcagggctggctttcATCCTGGATATCAGTCCCGTGGCTCACCGGGTGGTTGTGTGTCATCTGGGGGGCTGTGAAGAAGATGCTGCTTGGTACCACACGTACCAGATACTGTTTTTCCTTATCAGTGcttatttcttttcctgccctgtccctgagaAATACTTCCCTGGCTCCTGCGATATTGTTGGCCACGCCCACCAGATCTTCCACACCTTCCTGGCCATCTGCACCCTGTCACAGCTGGAGGCCATTCTTTTGGATTACAAGAACAGGCAGGAGATTCTCCTGAAGAGACACGGGCCTTTCACCGTTTACCTCTCCTGCATCTCTTTTTTCGGTCTGGTGGCCTGTAGTGCCATCACAGCTTACATCCTGCGACGCAGGATCAAGGCCAGCCTGGCTAAAAAGGACTCCTGA